The genomic region TAGGCGGCCGCCGCTTGGCTGCCGGCCCTGACGATATCCAAAAGCACATGGACCGCTTCTTCCAGGTATAAATCGGTCTGGAGCTGATCCAGCCATTCCTTTTCCCGGGCGGCGTGAACTTCGTCTTGCGCTCTTTGGCCGATGAAGTTCCAGCCCGCCCCGATTGTCGGCTGCGGCGCCGTGTTCAATTTTTCGGCTTCCAGCTGCACCTTTCGCTGCTGTTCGATAAACTCGGCCAGCTGTAAAGGTTGTAAAGTCGATTCCCGTTGTTTCCGGACCTGCTCAATATTTTTTTGTACTAAGGCAAAGCCCGGATGGTCGGCAAGCCGCCGGGCACTGTTGGCTTTCAACTCCGCCAAATTCCAGGCGGCACTAGCCCAAGGCTTGTAGGAGAGCGGAGCGACTTTATCCCACGGCAGCGCATACTCATGGTACCGCTCCCCAATCTCCAGGTAAGCGTAGGGGTCGGGCAGGACCAGATCCGCTTGCACCCCTTCCAACTGGGTTGCCCCGCCGTTAATCCGGTAATACTTTTCTTCCATAAACTTCAAAGAACCAAGGGGTTTAAACGAAGCGTACCGCGGGAAAAGATAATCCAGAAAGTGGTCAAGGCTGATCATGCCCTGAACCGTCCCTTTCCCGAAAGTATGGGCGCTGCCCACAATCACGGCGCGGCCGTAATCCTGCAAGGCGGCGGCCAGGATCTCCGAAGCCGAGGCACTCATGGTATTGACCATCACTACCAAGGGCCCCTCATACACCACGGCCGGGTCCGGGTCATAAAAGACGCTAATCTCCCCTTTTTTGTTCTTCGACTGCACAATGGGGCCGGATTCGATGAATAGCCCGGCCATCTTGACCGCATCATCCAGGGCGCCCCCCAGGTTGTCCCGGAGGTCAAGAATGATTCCGGCCACATTTTCCTTCTTCAGACGCTCCAGTTCCTTCCGGACATCGCCCGCGGAAGTCCGGCCGTTGGGGTTATTAAAGTCATGATAAAACGAGGGAATTGCGATATATCCCACCTTGGGTCCGGCTTTCCCGGTTTCGATCACCGTCGACCGGGCGTACTTTCCTTCAAAGCTAACCACATCACGGATGATCGAAATAACCTCGATCTGCCCGTCCGGCTTCTTGACGGTCAATCTTACTTCGGTCCCCTTTTTTCCCCGGATCAGCAGCACCGCTTCATCCACCGGCATGTTGGTCAAATCGACCGGTTCCTCATCCCCCTGGGCCACTTTGAGGATAATATCACCGGCCTTCAATTGCCCTTGCCGCCAGGACGGCCCACCCGGTTCAATGCTGACAACTTTGATATATTCGCCCTCTTCCTGCAAGGTGGCACCAATCCCTTCCAAGGTGCCGCTCATCTCGATGTCGAAATCGGCCTTTGCCTTGGGGGCAAGGTAGTTACTGTGCGGATCAAAACTGCGGGTTAACGCATTAAGGTACCGGGCAAAGCGGTCTTCCGCTTTTTCCTCCAGAATCCGCCGAATAACCCGGTTCAGATCGTTTTTCACTTTCGTCCGGGCTTGCTCCTCCAATTCCGGCTGGAGGGCCCGGCCTTTGATCGCCTGGAATTTTCCGGCCAAGGTCTCCGTGGCGTTTTCCTCCGCCAACAAGAGATCCAGATAGACGTTGAGAGTCTGCGCTTTAACCAGTTTACGCCATAATTCCTTGAGGGCGGCCGAATCCTTCGGATAATCTCTTTTCTTCGGATCAAGCTCAATATACTCCTGGACCTCAAAATCCAGGGGTTCCGCCAAAAACGTATCAATATAACCCTGTATTTCCCGGAGGCGTTTACTCAGCAGGGTCCAGGAAAGATTATAAAATTCCGTAGTCCCCCGGCGCACCTCATCATCGAGCCTGGTACGGAAAGGTTCTAATGTTTTCAGATCCCACTGCGTAAAAAAGCGTTTATTATAATCGAGCGCCTTCAGGTAAAGGTCAAAGGCTTGCGCCGACCAAAGATTCATATCGGAAGGGGAAGCATAATGCCAGGCCGTAAGGGAACCCATCACCAGCTGGGTTAAAACCTGCTCCCGGCTGGGCTCCTGTCCGGTCAAAGAAGTGGTCAACACCAATAAGATGAGACCAATCACTAAAATAACAGGTAGAGAGCGCAAAGAAAATCGTTTCATCATTTTATCTCCTTAACTTCACTGCCCCCGCCATCGAAACGGAGTACGGAATGGAATTAATCTACCTTAAAAAAAAATTACGTCAAAACTAATGATAACAGAGGAAACTAAGGCCGTCAATGTTCGATCTCTCCGCCAAATCGGACCAACAACCCTAATATTTGCTACCCCTTGACTATTTGTTCCCCAACGTATAGATTTAAAGTATTAATTAACCCCTTCAGGTGATATCGTTGATCACAGCAGTCAATCTTTCCAAAGCCTACGGGGAGCAGGTCCTTTTTACCGGTGCCAATTTCCGCATCAACCCCGGCGAACGGATCGGTCTGGTCGGCCGGAACGGTCACGGCAAGACCACCCTGCTTCGCCTGCTGGCGGGGGAGGAGGAGCCGGATCAAGGCACCATTTCCTTTCCCAAACACTACACCATCGGTTACCTCAAACAGCATTTAAGTTTTACCCGCCCCACTCTTCTCGAAGAAGCCTGCCTGGGTCTTCCCCCTACCCAACAGGGTGAGAGTTGGCGGGTGGAAAAGATCCTGCTCGGTCTGGGCTTCACCAAAGAAGACTTTAAGCGTCCCCCGGGAGAATTCTCCGGTGGCTTGCAAGTCCGTCTCAACTTGGCCAAGGTCCTGGTGGCCGAACCCAACCTCCTCCTTTTGGACGAACCTTCCAACTACTTGGATATTACGTCAATCCGCTGGCTCATCCGTTTCTTGCAGGCGTGGCCGAATGAACTTATCCTGGTCACTCACGATCGCCATCTCATGGACCAGGTAATCACCCATACTTTAGGAATCCACCGCCAAAAACTGCGCAAGCTGGCGGGTAACACCGCGAAATTCTATGAGCAGATCGCCAAAGAAGAAGAGATCTACGAGAAAACCCGGATTAACGAGGAGAAGAGACGAAAAGAGATCGAAGCTTTTATCAACCGCTTCCGCTACAAAGCCACTCTGAGCAGCCGGGTCCAGTCCCGCATCAAAATGCTGGAAAAGCAGGAACGTCTGGAGAAGCTCACCAAACCGGAAGTATTGGAATTTACCTTTCCCGAAGCCCCGATGCCGGGCAAGCTGATCCTGGAGGCCAAAGACCTTTCCTTCGCCTACCAACCGGCCGGGCCGCTTTTAATCGATCAACTCAGTTTTACCGTTGGCAAAAACGACCGGATCGGGATCATCGGTAAAAACGGGAAGGGCAAGACTACCCTCTTGCGGCTGCTGGCCGGCGAACTGAAACCCATAAAAGGGTCCATCAGCAGACATCCCGCCCTCCAAACCGGTTATTACGGCCAGACCAACGTAGAGCGGCTGGATCCGCAGAAAACCATTCTCGAGGAGCTGATGGCCACTTCCCCCACCTGTACTCTGGATCAGGCACGCAAAATCAGCGGCCTCTTCATGTTCAGCGGCGATCTGGCCCTCAAAAAGATTGCCGTCCTCTCCGGGGGCGAAAAAAGCCGCGTCCTGTTGAGCAAATTACTCCTGGCCCCCAGTAACCTGCTGCTCCTGGATGAGCCCACCAACCATCTGGATATGGAGGCCTGCGATTCACTGTTGGAAGCGCTGGACGCCTACAACGGCGCGTTAATCCTGGTCACCCACAATGAAATGTATCTTCATGCGCTGGTCAACAAGTTGATCGTCTTCGACCGGGACCGGGTCTTCTTTTTTGACGGCAATTACCAGCGTTTTCTGGACGAAATCGGCTGGGAAGCCGACCGGGAAGACGCCTCGTCGCCACAAAAGGACCGCACACCCTCCGCCCCGCCCGCCAACCTCCGGAAGGTTCTCCGGCAGGAAAAGGCCGAGATCATTAACCGCCGCTCGGCGGTGTTAACACCGCTCGCCGCCAAAATCAACCAGTTGGAAGCGGCCATTGCCGCTCTGGAAGAAGAACTGCAGAAGAATAACGAAGCGTTAATCGCCGCCTCAACCACCGGTTGCGGGGAGACCATCGCCAAGCTTTCCAAGCGCAACGCCGAAATTAACCGCGAAACGGAGCGGCTCTATACCGAACTGGCCAAGGTCACCGACGACTATGAACGGGCCGCCGCCGCCTTCGAAGCCGAACTGGAGAATTTAAGTACCGGTTAAACGGCGGCGCAAAACCGCCCCGGCCGGCACCGGCCGGTCGACTTGGAAATATACCCGGTAACTGTTGTGCCCGGCCGCCAACGGGTGGCCGTCCTCGTCGGTCATGGTGGTGGAATCAATGGTCAGCGTCGTCTCCGGGAGCAATAATTCCGTCTCATCACCCGCGTTTAATTGGTTCCTGAGCGCCACCAACATCTTTCCTTCCTCCGGCAGATACTCAAGGACGGTCCCCGCCAGACCGTACGTCTGCCGGTAACTTTTTTCCGTATTCAGCCCGGCAAAGGCCTCTCCTTTGTGTTTGAGGTAAAATCCGGTGGTATAACCCCGGTTGGAGACCTTGTCCAGCTCCGCCAGCCATTCGGGCGCACAGCGGTACCCTTCCGGATCCTTGAACGCCGCATCCAACGCCCACCGGTAGGTCCTCGTCACCACCGCCACGTAATAGACGGTCTTCATCCGCCCCTCAATCTTTAAACTGGAAACCCCGGCCGCCAACACTTCCGGCAAATACTCGATCATCCGGAGATCCTTGGAACTAAGCAAGTAACTGTACCGCCCGTCTTCAGTCAAAATAAGCGGTTCGTCCGGCCTGGTCCGTTCCGTCAACATGTACTCCCAGCGGCAAGGATGGGTACATTCGCCCCGGTTGGCACTCCGCCCCGTCAGGTAGGAAGAGAGTAAACACCGGCCCGAGTAGGCCAGGCACATCGCGCCGTGGATAAAGATCTCCAGTTCAACCTCGGGAACATCCCGCGCTATGGCGGCGATCTCTTCCAGATTCAGCTCCCGGGCCAACACAATCCGGCTGACCCCTTGCTCATGCCAAAACCGGACTGCTTCGGTGTTGGTGGTACTCGCCTGGGTGCTAAGGTGCACCGGCAGGTGGGGGTCCACCCGCCGGACAAGCGAGAGCACCCCCGGGTCGCTCAGGATCACGCCGTCGACCCCGATCGCAGCCAGTTCACCCGTTTTCTCTTTGACCAACGCCAGATCGCTGTTCCGGGCCGATATGTTGATCGCCGCATACACCTTCACACCCCGTTGGTGGGCCATTCGTACTCCTTCCGCCAACTCCGCCGTCGTCATCTCGGCCTGTTGGGCCCGGAGGCTCAGTCCCTCCACCCCGGTATAAACCGCATCAGCCCCGTAAAGGATGGCCGTCCGTAGTTTCTCCAAATCCCCGGCCGGGACCAGTAACTCCGGTTTTTTCATCGTAACTCCTCCCCGCGGTTCTTCCACCACTTTTCACCATCAAGCCTGATTGTTCTTGCCCAATAACCCTGCTAAAATAGAGGTGCGCACAATGATCCCTAAAATACGCCGTTCCGCGTTGACAACCACTATCGGGTACTTCGTCTTGACCCCTTGATCAAGCAAATCTTGGATCGAAGCTTCTTCGTCCGTCGTATAATAATCATGTCGTAAGATCTGTTCTAAAGAGCGGCCCTCCTTCACTGCGGCGATACAATCATCAATCGTGACAATTCCCCTGAGTCTCCGCTCCTTATCGACCACAAAAACACTGGAAATCCCGTTGTCTTGCATCTCTTTGATCGCGCCCCGCACCCCGTCCTTGAGGGAAACTAAAGCATTAGCCCGTTGCATAATATCTTTCGCCCGCACGATCTTTGTTCGATCAATGTCCTTAACAAATTCGGCAATGTATTCATTGGAAGGGTGGTTCAAGATCTCTTCCGGGGTCCCAATCTGCACAATAGAACCATCCTTCATCACCGCAACGCGGTCCCCCAACTTGAAGGCTTCATTCAGATCATGGGTGATAAAGATGATTGTTTTCTTCATCTTCGCTTGTAAATCCAAAAGCTCCGACTGCATTTCCCGGCGGATCAGGGGATCCAAGGCACTAAAGGGTTCATCCATCAATAAAATGTCGGGGTCATTGGCCAGCGCCCGAGCTAAACCAACCCTTTGTTGCATCCCGCCGCTCAGCTCCTGGGGCATCTTATCTTCCCAACCTTTCAGCCCGACCTCCACTAAAGTTTTAAGGGCAATCTCCCGGCGTTTGTTTTTATCGACTCCTTTAATCTCCAAGCCGTACTCGACATTGCCTAAAACTGTCCGGTGGGTGAACAGGCCAAACTGCTGGAAGACCATGGCCACTTTTTCTTGGCGAAATTTCCGGAGCCGGTTTTGGTCGTATTTAACAATATTCTCCCCATCCACCAGGATCTCCCCGGCAGTCGGCTTATTTAACAGGTTAAAACAGCGGATTAAGGTTGATTTACCGCTCCCCGAGAGGCCCATAATAACAAAGAATTCACCCTCATAAATCGTAAACGAAACATTGTTCACCCCAACGGTTTGACCGTATTTCTGCAGAATCTCCCTTTTCGTCCAGCCCTTTTTAAGCCGGTCCAGGGCCAACCACGGCCTTGAGCCAAAAACTTTTGTTAGATTCTTTACTACTATTTTTTCCTTCATGCTCTAACCTCCTCTCTGCTTTTTACGGGCTGTCGGGCGGTTGGATATTCTCTGGGTTACCCGGTCAATGATAATCGCCAGGAAAACGATGCTGATTCCCGCATCAAAACCCATGGCAATATCCGTGCGGTTAATCGCAATTAATACGTTTTCACCCAGCCCTTTTGCCCCAATCATCGAGGAGATTACCACCATCGACATGGCGGCCATTGTTGTTTGGTTGATTCCCGCCATAATCGTGGGGATGGCTTGTGGCAACTCAACTTTCGTCAGTACTTGCCAGCGGGAGGAGCCAAAAGCATAGGCCGCTTCTTTCATCGTCCTTGGTACTCCCCTGATCCCTAAATTCGTTAAGCGGATACAAGGCGGAACCGCGTAGATAATCGTCGCAAACACGGCCGGAACTGTTCCTAAACCAAAGAAAATCATGGCCGGAATGAGATAAACAAAACTGGGCATCGTCTGGGCCCCATCAAGCAAGGGCTTGACAAAGGCCTCCACTTTGTTGTTATAGGCCATCAGGATCCCAACGGGAATCCCAATCGCCACCGAAATGAGCACCGCGGTGAGAACAATGGAGAGGGTAAGAAGCATCTCTTCCCAAAGTCCCAGCCCGCCAATGGTCAAGACCATCAAAGCATATAAAAGACCGGTTTCCCAGCGGCCCAGCTTCCAGCCTAATAAAAACAGCAGGATTATTAGGATAAACCAGGGGATAAATTTGAAAGTCCTTTGTATCATGGAAACGATCCCAAGAACACCGGCTTTCAACCAAGCAAAGAAACCTTGAAAATTCGCGGTTAACCAAACAATTAATTTCTCCACATGGGTCCCTAAGTCAAGACGGATTTCGGCGGGAAATTGCGTAAAACCCTTTTGGAACCGGGCGGGACTTTCCGGCCGTTCTCCTTTAACCGCCACGGCCACTGCGGGCGAAACCCAGCTCGTCCAGAGGTCTTCATACTCCGTAAAAAACCACTGCACTGTGGCTTCGATATCCCCCTCATGGTCCTGCATAAAAGCCAGAAGTTGACTGGTGATTTTCGTACTTGTCCGGTAATTTTTTAAGAATTCCATAACGTCCGCGGCCTTCTCCCTTAAGCCGGAATTAACCGCAACCGTTACTTTCACCCCCGGGAATTCACAGGCGTAACCGGCCTCCCATTTATCGCTGGAATATGGTTCATCGGCGAGCAAGGTCAGATCATATTTACCGGTAATCCAGGTTGGATCCCAGTAATATCCGACCCACGGTTCCCCCTTCTCATAGGCGGAAACCAGTGAAGTATTGAGTGCCGTGTCCGAACCGGGGTTAAAGTAGTCATACCTTTCTTGCAAATTATATGTCTCCATTTTGGTCCGGAGGATCCGATCAGCCGCCCATCCCGGCGGTGAACCATAGATCCGGCCCTGCGCCGGGTTGTCGGGATCCCGGAATATTTGCCAGTAGCGAGGTAAATCTTTAATCGATTTTAAATCAGGAGCCAAGGGCGGAATTCCCCGCTCCGGATCGCCTTTAATCACATAGGTCGGAACATATAAACCCTGGGCATTATCATCAAAGTTAACTGATAACTCAATGATCTCGCCCTGCGCGATTCCCTCCTGGTAGAGTTCGAGAATGTTATCCGTCCACGTTTCCATACAAATATCAATATCCCCTTGCCGGAGTCCCTGAATGACGATGGGGGAAGAACCGGTCAACACCTCCGTTTTGTATCCGTACCCCTTTTCGATGATCGTAGCGGCAATCGCATTATGGATTCGGATACTATCCCAACCGGCATCGGCCAAAACCAGCGTGGGCTTTTCTCCAGACCCGTGGGGGTCGGCCGCCCTTGCCCCACTACAACCCAACCCCAGGGTAATGAGGACCACTCCTAATCCAAGCAGTATTTTTTTCCCTTGAAAGCAGATAATCAATCACTCCTTTTCTGAATGGCTTGTGGTTTTTATATTATTTCTCCTCCCCTTCGCGAAATCCGAAGAAACCTGGTCTTCTCAAATAAAAAATCACCTACAAAAAGTAAGTGACTTTAAATTTAGGTATAGATTCTAAAAACCCAAACCCCAACTCTTTTAGACGGAAAAATTTAAACTTTCCATCTAAATTGCCCTGTTTTATACTATAACACAGATTGCTTTCTTGCGCAAATTACCCAAACCTATCTTTTTGTTGTTTTAACGACTCCATCCTCTCCCCGGCAGGTATAAACCACTCCTTCCAGTGACTATTTCGAGGGTCCGCCCATAAGATAAACCAAACCCAAAACAGACTGGGCTTAAGGAAGGAGTGTTTCCCCATGCCGTCACCTCCGGAACATAAGCAGCTCAAAGATTACGGCATCATCAAGCTCCGCACCTTCAAACCAACCAACCGTTTGGGCTTCAAGTACTTAAAAGGGAAACACCAACCCACTGGGAAACAGGTCTTTATTAAGCTTGATCCCTCTTCCGGGCAGATCGCCGCCCGGGAAGCAACATTACTGAAGATCCTTAACGACCATCCTTACCGCGTTCACTTTCCCCTGCTGGTCGCCCACAAACCCCGCGGCCGTAATGCTTTTGTCGCCACCGAATTTATTCCCGGGACAACCTTAAAGGTTTTTCTTACCAAGCAAGCCCCGTTAACGGCGGCGCAAACCAACTCCATCCTTGAGCAACTAGTCCGGATTCTGGATGTTTTGCATAAGAAGAGAATTATCCACCGGGATATTCGCCCGCAAAACCTGATGGTCAGTCTGGCCGGGGGAAAACCCCTTTTGCTTTTAATCGACTTCGCCTTTGCCGTCGCCCTTAAGCCCAATCCTTTACCCGAACTTCCTTTTTTATTAGCGCGCCCACAGCTCCTCCGGCGTCTGGGCGGAAGCTACCGCGCCGCAGCCGACTTCTGGGATGATGCTTATTCGATACAGAAAATCGCCCAACTGATTGCACCGGACTACCGCCGTAAATACCCGCTGGTCGGGCAGGCGCTTGACAAGGCCATGGGGCGGCTTACTTTTCCCTATTCCCCAACCTAGGCGTCCTTAATCGCCTTTACATCATAGCCCAGCTCTTCAACGGCGTTTTTCAGTTGTTCATCGGTGACCGTCGCGTCCACTTCGACCGTTGCTCTTTTCTGGGCCAAGTCAACCCGGACTGTTCGTACCCCCGCCACTTGTCGCAAGGCAGTTTCAACATGTCCCACACAATGCTGGCAACTCATTCCTTCGATCTGAATGACCTTTTCCATTAAACACCCATCCTTTCTTTCTTCTCGATCCTTTCCGTTCTAAAATAACTAACCTCCGTTTTTCCCTGAAACATTGACGCTTACCCTCTTTTATCTTGCTCCATCCGCAAACACGACCCCTACTCCATTCTTATGCTCCGTCAATAACCCGTCCTTTAGAAAAAGAGCGCCCAAAACTTGTTCTCAACATGAATCAGGTTCATTTTACCATGCAAACCCGGCAAAATCTACCTAAAAACACCCAAAGCCCCGCCTTTAAAAGTTTTACCGGCATCCCGCGCCCGTTTTATGATTCTTTAGTCTTCGTTCATACTTTTTTCATAAATTCACGTTAGGATCAATCTAAAAGCGAAATACTCCCTGCCAAGGAATTAAGAAAGGAGAATCCAAGTGCGGAAAAAAGCATTAGTTGCGGGTTTGGGTATCGTTTTGACCATCATGACCACCACTGCCGCGTTGGCCGCCGGTTGGGGGATGGGTTTCGGCGGCGGCATTGGGGTTGCCTGTGGCTTGCCTGGAGCCCAAGGGATCCAGTGGCGCAACCTCGATCTTACTCCGGAGCAAAGCGAAAAAATCTTGACGATTCGGCAAGAATTCGCCAAAGATACGCTGGAACTCCGGCAACAGTTACAA from Capillibacterium thermochitinicola harbors:
- a CDS encoding carboxy terminal-processing peptidase, with product MKRFSLRSLPVILVIGLILLVLTTSLTGQEPSREQVLTQLVMGSLTAWHYASPSDMNLWSAQAFDLYLKALDYNKRFFTQWDLKTLEPFRTRLDDEVRRGTTEFYNLSWTLLSKRLREIQGYIDTFLAEPLDFEVQEYIELDPKKRDYPKDSAALKELWRKLVKAQTLNVYLDLLLAEENATETLAGKFQAIKGRALQPELEEQARTKVKNDLNRVIRRILEEKAEDRFARYLNALTRSFDPHSNYLAPKAKADFDIEMSGTLEGIGATLQEEGEYIKVVSIEPGGPSWRQGQLKAGDIILKVAQGDEEPVDLTNMPVDEAVLLIRGKKGTEVRLTVKKPDGQIEVISIIRDVVSFEGKYARSTVIETGKAGPKVGYIAIPSFYHDFNNPNGRTSAGDVRKELERLKKENVAGIILDLRDNLGGALDDAVKMAGLFIESGPIVQSKNKKGEISVFYDPDPAVVYEGPLVVMVNTMSASASEILAAALQDYGRAVIVGSAHTFGKGTVQGMISLDHFLDYLFPRYASFKPLGSLKFMEEKYYRINGGATQLEGVQADLVLPDPYAYLEIGERYHEYALPWDKVAPLSYKPWASAAWNLAELKANSARRLADHPGFALVQKNIEQVRKQRESTLQPLQLAEFIEQQRKVQLEAEKLNTAPQPTIGAGWNFIGQRAQDEVHAAREKEWLDQLQTDLYLEEAVHVLLDIVRAGSQAAAA
- a CDS encoding ABC-F family ATP-binding cassette domain-containing protein, producing MITAVNLSKAYGEQVLFTGANFRINPGERIGLVGRNGHGKTTLLRLLAGEEEPDQGTISFPKHYTIGYLKQHLSFTRPTLLEEACLGLPPTQQGESWRVEKILLGLGFTKEDFKRPPGEFSGGLQVRLNLAKVLVAEPNLLLLDEPSNYLDITSIRWLIRFLQAWPNELILVTHDRHLMDQVITHTLGIHRQKLRKLAGNTAKFYEQIAKEEEIYEKTRINEEKRRKEIEAFINRFRYKATLSSRVQSRIKMLEKQERLEKLTKPEVLEFTFPEAPMPGKLILEAKDLSFAYQPAGPLLIDQLSFTVGKNDRIGIIGKNGKGKTTLLRLLAGELKPIKGSISRHPALQTGYYGQTNVERLDPQKTILEELMATSPTCTLDQARKISGLFMFSGDLALKKIAVLSGGEKSRVLLSKLLLAPSNLLLLDEPTNHLDMEACDSLLEALDAYNGALILVTHNEMYLHALVNKLIVFDRDRVFFFDGNYQRFLDEIGWEADREDASSPQKDRTPSAPPANLRKVLRQEKAEIINRRSAVLTPLAAKINQLEAAIAALEEELQKNNEALIAASTTGCGETIAKLSKRNAEINRETERLYTELAKVTDDYERAAAAFEAELENLSTG
- a CDS encoding peptidase U32 family protein → MKKPELLVPAGDLEKLRTAILYGADAVYTGVEGLSLRAQQAEMTTAELAEGVRMAHQRGVKVYAAINISARNSDLALVKEKTGELAAIGVDGVILSDPGVLSLVRRVDPHLPVHLSTQASTTNTEAVRFWHEQGVSRIVLARELNLEEIAAIARDVPEVELEIFIHGAMCLAYSGRCLLSSYLTGRSANRGECTHPCRWEYMLTERTRPDEPLILTEDGRYSYLLSSKDLRMIEYLPEVLAAGVSSLKIEGRMKTVYYVAVVTRTYRWALDAAFKDPEGYRCAPEWLAELDKVSNRGYTTGFYLKHKGEAFAGLNTEKSYRQTYGLAGTVLEYLPEEGKMLVALRNQLNAGDETELLLPETTLTIDSTTMTDEDGHPLAAGHNSYRVYFQVDRPVPAGAVLRRRLTGT
- a CDS encoding quaternary amine ABC transporter ATP-binding protein; translated protein: MKEKIVVKNLTKVFGSRPWLALDRLKKGWTKREILQKYGQTVGVNNVSFTIYEGEFFVIMGLSGSGKSTLIRCFNLLNKPTAGEILVDGENIVKYDQNRLRKFRQEKVAMVFQQFGLFTHRTVLGNVEYGLEIKGVDKNKRREIALKTLVEVGLKGWEDKMPQELSGGMQQRVGLARALANDPDILLMDEPFSALDPLIRREMQSELLDLQAKMKKTIIFITHDLNEAFKLGDRVAVMKDGSIVQIGTPEEILNHPSNEYIAEFVKDIDRTKIVRAKDIMQRANALVSLKDGVRGAIKEMQDNGISSVFVVDKERRLRGIVTIDDCIAAVKEGRSLEQILRHDYYTTDEEASIQDLLDQGVKTKYPIVVVNAERRILGIIVRTSILAGLLGKNNQA
- a CDS encoding glycine betaine ABC transporter substrate-binding protein, whose protein sequence is MVLITLGLGCSGARAADPHGSGEKPTLVLADAGWDSIRIHNAIAATIIEKGYGYKTEVLTGSSPIVIQGLRQGDIDICMETWTDNILELYQEGIAQGEIIELSVNFDDNAQGLYVPTYVIKGDPERGIPPLAPDLKSIKDLPRYWQIFRDPDNPAQGRIYGSPPGWAADRILRTKMETYNLQERYDYFNPGSDTALNTSLVSAYEKGEPWVGYYWDPTWITGKYDLTLLADEPYSSDKWEAGYACEFPGVKVTVAVNSGLREKAADVMEFLKNYRTSTKITSQLLAFMQDHEGDIEATVQWFFTEYEDLWTSWVSPAVAVAVKGERPESPARFQKGFTQFPAEIRLDLGTHVEKLIVWLTANFQGFFAWLKAGVLGIVSMIQRTFKFIPWFILIILLFLLGWKLGRWETGLLYALMVLTIGGLGLWEEMLLTLSIVLTAVLISVAIGIPVGILMAYNNKVEAFVKPLLDGAQTMPSFVYLIPAMIFFGLGTVPAVFATIIYAVPPCIRLTNLGIRGVPRTMKEAAYAFGSSRWQVLTKVELPQAIPTIMAGINQTTMAAMSMVVISSMIGAKGLGENVLIAINRTDIAMGFDAGISIVFLAIIIDRVTQRISNRPTARKKQRGG
- a CDS encoding protein kinase domain-containing protein; translated protein: MPSPPEHKQLKDYGIIKLRTFKPTNRLGFKYLKGKHQPTGKQVFIKLDPSSGQIAAREATLLKILNDHPYRVHFPLLVAHKPRGRNAFVATEFIPGTTLKVFLTKQAPLTAAQTNSILEQLVRILDVLHKKRIIHRDIRPQNLMVSLAGGKPLLLLIDFAFAVALKPNPLPELPFLLARPQLLRRLGGSYRAAADFWDDAYSIQKIAQLIAPDYRRKYPLVGQALDKAMGRLTFPYSPT
- a CDS encoding heavy-metal-associated domain-containing protein, with translation MEKVIQIEGMSCQHCVGHVETALRQVAGVRTVRVDLAQKRATVEVDATVTDEQLKNAVEELGYDVKAIKDA
- a CDS encoding Spy/CpxP family protein refolding chaperone gives rise to the protein MRKKALVAGLGIVLTIMTTTAALAAGWGMGFGGGIGVACGLPGAQGIQWRNLDLTPEQSEKILTIRQEFAKDTLELRQQLQRAQLELHQLWAAENPDQTAINQKLAAMTPLRLELKKKIQEAQKQIESILTPEQLEQYNNFRPFTPGGRGRFRPRGWW